In Thermospira aquatica, the following proteins share a genomic window:
- a CDS encoding NAD(+)/NADH kinase → MFIIVMRPRTFGIFGIPLIGINAGKLGFLMSISAGECGKVIEDIEEGRLSVYERFLLDVSVMRSGKPHRFSPFMNDAVIARGTLSRMIPIEVWIEDELFSHYWADGLIVSTPTGSTAYNLSAGGPILSPTLPAMVITPICAHTLAVRPFVTDVHHRIRVRIDGDPQESALTIDGQENFRLQEGDEIFISLSETKIKLYEPHHKQFYQLLRKKLRWQV, encoded by the coding sequence ATGTTCATTATCGTCATGAGGCCGAGGACGTTTGGGATTTTTGGTATTCCACTTATAGGGATTAATGCGGGGAAGTTGGGATTTCTGATGAGTATTTCTGCCGGCGAGTGTGGAAAGGTGATTGAAGATATAGAGGAGGGGAGGCTTTCAGTGTATGAGCGATTTCTTCTCGATGTGTCTGTGATGCGTTCGGGAAAGCCTCATCGATTTTCCCCTTTTATGAATGATGCGGTCATCGCCAGAGGGACACTGTCTCGTATGATTCCCATAGAAGTGTGGATAGAGGATGAGTTGTTTTCTCACTATTGGGCGGATGGTTTGATTGTTTCAACACCAACAGGTTCTACGGCTTACAATCTTTCGGCTGGTGGACCGATTCTCTCTCCTACACTTCCAGCGATGGTGATTACACCGATCTGTGCCCATACGCTGGCGGTTCGGCCGTTTGTGACGGATGTACATCACCGTATCAGGGTACGGATTGACGGAGATCCTCAGGAGAGTGCTTTGACAATCGATGGACAGGAGAATTTTCGTCTCCAGGAGGGGGATGAGATTTTTATTAGTCTCAGTGAAACGAAGATCAAGCTCTATGAACCCCATCATAAGCAATTCTACCAGCTTCTCAGAAAAAAACTAAGGTGGCAGGTATGA
- a CDS encoding ParB N-terminal domain-containing protein: MNNQVNFYNKARWDFEKAKNKAFFSRLLKTLFSQNDELLRFDEVKHLLAPHGMAYRGVKSIPLDKIVGSEGRYQDFDSNFLPIHEHNRQRWENIDVAHLKEITLPPIKVYKVGDFYFVRDGNHRVSVARQLGMEFIDAEITELFVKVPIQTEKLDQKSLLIAEGYRFFLEKTQIDKVVPGETFSLTNPWGYYRLVEHINTYKYLLEEKFCRAFSMQEAAKEWYQNLYRSVRDMIRKNKILKYFPGRTEGDLYIWIMDHWHYLKERYGPIDLIVAMEDYTRKFGKKSWWERLRSFFVRQKGEKRDEAQTGFDRR, translated from the coding sequence ATGAATAATCAGGTAAATTTTTACAATAAGGCACGCTGGGATTTTGAAAAGGCGAAAAATAAAGCCTTTTTTTCTCGTTTACTGAAGACCCTCTTTTCTCAGAATGATGAATTGTTGCGTTTTGATGAGGTAAAACATCTTCTGGCTCCTCATGGGATGGCGTATCGTGGGGTCAAAAGTATTCCTCTCGACAAAATCGTTGGTTCCGAGGGACGATATCAGGATTTTGATAGCAATTTTTTGCCTATCCATGAGCATAATCGACAGCGGTGGGAGAATATTGATGTGGCTCACTTGAAAGAGATTACACTTCCCCCTATTAAGGTGTACAAAGTAGGGGATTTCTATTTTGTTCGGGATGGGAACCATCGTGTCTCTGTGGCAAGACAGCTGGGTATGGAGTTTATTGACGCAGAGATCACCGAGCTTTTTGTGAAGGTGCCTATCCAGACGGAAAAGCTTGATCAGAAGAGTCTTCTTATTGCGGAGGGATACCGGTTTTTTCTTGAGAAGACGCAAATAGATAAAGTAGTGCCTGGTGAGACTTTTTCTCTAACGAATCCATGGGGATACTATCGTCTTGTTGAACATATTAATACGTATAAATATCTTCTCGAAGAAAAGTTTTGTCGGGCTTTTTCTATGCAGGAGGCAGCAAAAGAGTGGTACCAGAATCTTTATAGATCAGTAAGAGATATGATACGGAAAAATAAGATTCTCAAATATTTTCCAGGCAGAACAGAGGGAGATCTCTACATCTGGATTATGGATCACTGGCACTATCTCAAGGAAAGGTATGGTCCTATAGATCTGATTGTTGCTATGGAAGATTACACCAGAAAATTTGGGAAAAAATCCTGGTGGGAGAGGTTGCGGAGTTTTTTTGTCCGTCAGAAAGGGGAAAAAAGGGATGAAGCTCAAACAGGTTTTGATCGTCGCTAA
- a CDS encoding metallophosphoesterase family protein, protein MKLLVVSDVVNQKLYSPLVTTVAKDVDIIISCGDLPMYYLDYLVSSLNKPLFYVCGNHDHYTKKKTWCEGLREVNDFKYHSLNYQKKCFFGGVNIDMKVVEKNKVLFAGLEGSYLYNYGEHQYNENQMWNRILMMSPSLFYNRLRHHRYVDVVVSHAPPYGIHDQSDLPHRGFEAFVSFIKTFKPKVWLHGHTHLYDRNATRITKVNGTYVINSYDYQIIDLDQYLGENR, encoded by the coding sequence GTGAAGCTTCTGGTGGTAAGCGATGTTGTGAATCAAAAACTCTACAGCCCGCTCGTCACAACAGTCGCTAAAGATGTTGATATTATTATTTCATGCGGGGATCTTCCGATGTATTATCTGGACTACCTCGTGTCGAGCTTGAATAAGCCACTTTTCTACGTGTGTGGAAACCATGATCATTACACAAAGAAAAAGACGTGGTGTGAAGGTCTGCGTGAGGTAAATGATTTCAAGTACCATTCACTGAATTACCAAAAAAAGTGTTTTTTTGGTGGTGTGAATATTGATATGAAGGTAGTAGAAAAAAATAAAGTGCTCTTTGCTGGTCTGGAGGGTTCGTATCTCTACAACTATGGAGAGCACCAGTACAATGAAAATCAGATGTGGAATCGTATTCTTATGATGTCTCCTTCTCTTTTTTATAATCGTTTGCGGCATCATCGTTACGTGGATGTTGTGGTGAGTCATGCCCCTCCGTATGGGATTCATGATCAGTCAGATTTGCCCCATCGTGGATTTGAGGCTTTTGTATCTTTTATCAAGACGTTTAAGCCCAAGGTATGGCTTCATGGTCATACCCATCTCTATGATAGGAATGCAACAAGAATCACCAAGGTGAATGGAACGTATGTAATTAATAGCTATGATTATCAGATTATAGATCTTGACCAGTATCTGGGAGAAAACCGTTAG
- the nadA gene encoding quinolinate synthase NadA: MNIPELQKAILQLKKEKNAYILAHNYQLPEIQDVADHVADSLGMARHALTIKEDLVVVCGVYFMAETVSILNPEKRILIPDTNAGCPLANFAPIEEVRRWRQHYPDHTFVAYVNSSAKVKAEVDICCTSANAVDIVRRVEGDKIVFLPDKNLGRYVQKRVPEKEIVLWPGFCVVHETADIEAIVKTKELHPDALVVVHPECPEEIQEMADGICSTGQMIQFVENHPETKEFIIVTEWGMVYALQKRFPDRVFIEPSHRMECKNMKRITLAKLYDSLKEEKFVVKVDEQIRQKAYKSIEKMLA, translated from the coding sequence GTGAATATACCAGAACTCCAGAAAGCGATTCTTCAGCTTAAAAAAGAAAAAAATGCCTATATTCTTGCGCATAACTATCAGCTTCCTGAGATTCAAGATGTGGCGGATCATGTCGCGGATTCGCTTGGTATGGCGAGACATGCCCTTACCATTAAAGAGGATCTGGTAGTGGTATGTGGTGTGTATTTCATGGCGGAAACCGTCTCGATTCTCAATCCTGAGAAGCGAATCTTGATTCCAGACACAAATGCAGGGTGTCCCCTGGCAAATTTTGCTCCTATCGAAGAGGTTCGCAGGTGGCGTCAACATTATCCTGATCATACGTTTGTGGCATATGTCAATTCAAGTGCTAAGGTGAAAGCCGAAGTGGACATCTGTTGTACCTCTGCCAATGCTGTGGATATCGTGCGGCGTGTAGAGGGGGACAAGATTGTATTTCTCCCGGATAAGAACCTGGGAAGATATGTGCAGAAGCGTGTACCGGAGAAGGAGATTGTTCTCTGGCCTGGATTCTGTGTGGTGCACGAAACGGCAGATATAGAGGCCATTGTGAAGACAAAGGAGCTTCATCCAGATGCTTTGGTGGTGGTGCATCCAGAATGTCCTGAAGAGATCCAGGAGATGGCAGATGGGATCTGTAGCACAGGACAGATGATTCAGTTTGTGGAGAATCATCCCGAGACAAAAGAGTTTATCATTGTCACCGAGTGGGGGATGGTCTACGCTTTGCAGAAAAGATTTCCCGATAGGGTTTTTATCGAACCTTCTCACCGCATGGAGTGTAAAAACATGAAGCGTATTACGCTGGCAAAACTTTATGATTCCCTGAAAGAAGAAAAGTTTGTTGTAAAAGTAGACGAACAGATTCGCCAGAAGGCTTATAAAAGTATAGAAAAAATGCTTGCTTAA
- a CDS encoding M16 family metallopeptidase, whose product MKRYMLFLFGIVFLKAWGLDWETIPPLQSVETIRLSNGLVVYFQQDNSIPLVFVSVVYKVGFRNENTNQKGYTHLLEHMMFKESARYPDGLIHRIYGREAVKYNAHTDFDKTVYYVIAPPSTLETIFKIESDRMQNLLLDRHEFELERQVVADELNGYESIPEYRLNMGMMSKAFPGHPFSWRGGKASEILQASYEEVVDLYRTYYAPNNAFIVVVGQVDKKTLLALLQQYFAPLVPNKKLPVERPQPPHFQAGGLVSLTGPGKGHFGEIIFSLPGFSLTNRDSLLAYFIVEGGIIREMFHEAMMDGSLLSLYYKGNPSFPGTQVEKSYLDREVERARKMLYYRMLIRHQDIGERGMFLTEFLRYGDLQSLKKWFQTLDSITSDEVAQFLKTYLVSSNAVSGYFTATYFADEKRSFSFSSPMEEDFHEKSGRTLLENEKKDLMLYHEKMYKETEATLKQMFHGVERYVLSNGIVILIKPIKGKKIVSLSWDFRETEFQIKKPHQMRFLMDYLTGGGPQYRLQKELAERGGRFSSFTLTVSSEDSEEAVHYLARMLINRQFSPLILEEAKEGYLREYWRRKKNPDPEEQVRRLINTSLMKEGLSLENFATPQTILSLQTKDIESLYYSMVRPENLVIAVVGDVDVSKILLRVKALFEGWKVDTPPLPLEREVLKKTTKAQRLEIRIPGEQGMGLIVGRWKVPYTNGQLWARGILLNRILGDPESSSRLMEEMRETQGLTYSMSTDLWMISPKKGGVLYACYFTTFKPMLLTMLEIYYRKFNELRLNGPDEEELLEKKMRMYAEEIFDLSHPESFASLLVYNEKMRYQYDYNLIFLRHIYESTTKDIQDLAGWAFPDGEELIILGI is encoded by the coding sequence ATGAAAAGGTATATGCTTTTTCTTTTCGGGATAGTGTTTTTAAAGGCTTGGGGTTTAGACTGGGAGACGATTCCCCCTTTGCAGTCTGTGGAAACCATTCGTCTTTCTAATGGTCTGGTGGTGTATTTTCAGCAGGATAATTCAATCCCTCTTGTGTTTGTTTCGGTGGTGTACAAGGTTGGTTTTCGTAATGAAAACACCAATCAAAAGGGGTATACCCATCTGCTTGAACATATGATGTTTAAGGAAAGCGCAAGGTATCCGGATGGGTTAATTCACAGGATCTATGGAAGAGAAGCGGTGAAGTATAATGCCCATACCGACTTTGATAAAACAGTGTACTATGTTATAGCTCCTCCCTCAACACTTGAAACGATCTTCAAAATTGAATCCGATAGGATGCAAAATCTTCTCCTGGATAGACACGAATTTGAACTGGAACGGCAGGTAGTTGCTGATGAACTCAATGGCTATGAGTCTATTCCCGAGTATCGTCTCAATATGGGGATGATGTCAAAGGCTTTTCCGGGACATCCTTTTTCCTGGAGGGGAGGCAAGGCCTCTGAGATTTTGCAGGCCTCGTATGAAGAGGTGGTAGATCTCTATCGTACGTATTACGCTCCCAATAATGCCTTCATTGTAGTTGTTGGTCAAGTAGACAAAAAAACCTTGCTTGCTCTGCTTCAGCAATATTTTGCTCCCCTTGTTCCGAATAAAAAACTTCCTGTGGAACGACCTCAGCCTCCGCATTTTCAAGCGGGTGGATTGGTTTCTCTCACTGGTCCGGGGAAGGGACATTTTGGAGAGATAATTTTTAGTTTGCCCGGGTTTTCTCTGACCAATCGGGACTCTCTTCTGGCATATTTTATTGTAGAAGGCGGAATTATTCGAGAGATGTTCCATGAAGCCATGATGGATGGTTCCCTGTTGTCCCTTTATTATAAAGGGAATCCTTCTTTTCCCGGGACACAGGTGGAAAAGAGTTACCTTGATCGAGAAGTGGAAAGGGCCCGCAAAATGTTGTACTATAGGATGCTTATACGGCATCAGGACATTGGAGAAAGAGGGATGTTTTTGACAGAGTTTCTTCGGTATGGAGATCTCCAGAGTTTAAAAAAGTGGTTTCAAACTCTGGATAGTATTACTTCAGATGAGGTAGCTCAATTTCTCAAAACCTATCTTGTTTCTTCGAATGCAGTATCCGGGTATTTTACAGCGACATATTTTGCAGACGAGAAGAGAAGCTTTTCTTTTTCTTCTCCTATGGAAGAGGACTTTCACGAGAAATCAGGGCGTACTCTTTTAGAAAACGAAAAAAAAGATCTCATGCTCTATCACGAAAAGATGTATAAAGAGACAGAGGCGACTCTGAAGCAAATGTTTCACGGTGTGGAGCGATACGTGCTTTCGAATGGGATAGTTATTTTGATCAAACCAATTAAGGGCAAGAAAATCGTATCTTTGAGCTGGGATTTTCGAGAAACAGAATTTCAAATAAAAAAGCCCCATCAAATGAGGTTTTTGATGGATTATCTTACAGGTGGAGGACCTCAGTACCGATTACAAAAGGAACTCGCCGAAAGAGGAGGGAGGTTTTCTTCTTTTACTCTGACGGTGAGCTCAGAGGATAGCGAAGAGGCTGTTCACTATCTTGCCAGAATGTTGATTAACAGGCAGTTTTCCCCTCTGATACTGGAAGAAGCAAAAGAAGGGTATCTACGAGAGTATTGGCGGCGGAAAAAGAACCCTGATCCAGAGGAACAGGTCCGTCGTCTTATCAATACCTCATTGATGAAAGAAGGGTTATCTTTGGAGAATTTTGCTACACCGCAGACCATACTGAGTCTTCAGACAAAGGATATCGAATCATTGTATTACTCTATGGTGCGGCCAGAAAACCTTGTGATTGCTGTGGTGGGGGATGTGGATGTTTCAAAGATTCTTTTGCGTGTGAAAGCCCTCTTTGAAGGCTGGAAAGTGGATACCCCACCCCTTCCTCTGGAGAGAGAGGTTTTAAAGAAGACAACAAAAGCCCAGAGATTGGAGATTCGTATTCCTGGAGAACAGGGAATGGGTTTGATTGTGGGACGGTGGAAGGTGCCATATACCAACGGGCAGTTATGGGCGCGAGGGATTCTTTTAAATAGGATTCTCGGGGATCCGGAGTCCTCTTCACGTCTGATGGAAGAGATGAGAGAGACCCAGGGACTCACCTATAGTATGAGTACTGATCTCTGGATGATTTCTCCCAAAAAGGGGGGAGTATTGTACGCGTGTTATTTTACCACCTTCAAGCCCATGCTTCTCACGATGCTTGAGATTTACTATCGGAAATTCAATGAACTCAGGCTCAATGGCCCCGACGAAGAAGAGCTTCTTGAGAAAAAGATGAGGATGTATGCAGAAGAAATCTTTGATCTCTCTCATCCCGAGAGTTTTGCTTCCCTCCTTGTTTATAACGAAAAAATGCGTTACCAATACGACTACAATTTGATATTCTTGCGTCATATTTACGAGAGCACGACAAAAGATATTCAGGATCTTGCAGGGTGGGCTTTCCCCGATGGAGAAGAGTTAATCATTCTTGGGATATAA
- a CDS encoding glycogen-binding domain-containing protein encodes MRRWWLVWVCFFLIGCGETTVNLPRAKGVVGRYAPRVVRNEVTFSLYAPEAEMVNIAGTFNGWNPDSTPMVRGEDGVWRVTLPLVYGRQYMYKFIVDGFWIADPDNPSVVPDEYGGLNSIIYVKEK; translated from the coding sequence ATGAGAAGATGGTGGTTGGTATGGGTATGTTTTTTTCTCATTGGGTGTGGGGAAACTACTGTGAATCTTCCACGGGCGAAAGGGGTAGTGGGAAGATATGCCCCCCGTGTTGTAAGAAATGAAGTTACCTTTTCTCTGTATGCTCCTGAGGCAGAGATGGTGAATATAGCAGGAACATTTAACGGATGGAACCCTGATAGCACACCGATGGTTCGGGGAGAGGATGGCGTTTGGAGAGTTACACTTCCACTTGTGTATGGACGTCAATATATGTACAAGTTTATTGTTGATGGATTCTGGATAGCAGATCCAGACAATCCTTCGGTTGTTCCGGATGAGTATGGTGGCTTGAATTCCATCATCTATGTAAAAGAAAAGTAG
- a CDS encoding ankyrin repeat domain-containing protein, producing MNHIKKIVLLILGLGFLGCTGTRPEEKQALLISASYHGDIETVNRLIAEGVDVNARMGKDGIFALQAAANQNQIAVAEALLNAGADIHLLSSTLWSAMAEACYEGHINIVYLLVEHGVNLEQKVTSNISTVLSIAASQGHADIVSYLLQKGANVNDPDKDGWTALHYAVRNESLETAKILIVNNANINAKDKAGKSPFMLAAQSANVEMLTYLQSQKADISAKDKAGGNALFYACGGGNIENVKFLLEAGLDINSRDKNLWTPLAVAVKQGQFSIVKYLIEKGAEIDPPDTTGWTPLFHACREGHYEIAKYLVEKGANINRTSIHQVTPLMLAAHEGNLDIVKMLVEKGANVHAKDEDGWKAIDSARAAKHTHIVNYLKQF from the coding sequence ATGAATCACATCAAAAAGATCGTTCTCCTTATCCTGGGATTAGGTTTTCTGGGGTGTACCGGTACAAGACCAGAAGAAAAACAAGCACTGCTTATTTCGGCAAGTTATCATGGGGATATCGAGACGGTAAACCGACTCATTGCTGAGGGAGTAGATGTCAATGCAAGAATGGGAAAAGATGGTATCTTTGCCCTCCAGGCAGCTGCCAACCAAAACCAGATTGCTGTTGCGGAAGCGCTCCTGAATGCCGGGGCAGACATACACCTCCTTTCCTCCACCCTGTGGAGCGCCATGGCGGAAGCCTGTTACGAAGGTCATATCAATATCGTGTACCTCCTCGTGGAACACGGGGTTAACCTGGAGCAAAAAGTAACCTCCAATATTTCCACCGTCCTTTCAATAGCCGCAAGTCAGGGTCATGCAGATATCGTCAGTTACCTTCTCCAAAAAGGAGCCAACGTCAACGACCCAGACAAGGATGGCTGGACAGCTCTCCACTATGCTGTAAGAAATGAATCTCTTGAGACTGCTAAAATTCTTATAGTCAACAACGCGAACATCAATGCCAAAGATAAAGCTGGTAAAAGCCCTTTCATGCTCGCTGCTCAGTCTGCTAATGTCGAAATGCTCACGTATCTTCAATCCCAAAAAGCCGATATTTCTGCGAAAGATAAAGCTGGAGGGAATGCTCTCTTTTACGCATGCGGAGGGGGCAATATAGAAAATGTAAAATTCTTGTTAGAAGCAGGACTGGACATCAACAGCCGGGATAAAAATCTCTGGACTCCTCTTGCAGTAGCAGTAAAACAAGGACAATTTTCTATTGTTAAGTATCTCATCGAAAAAGGGGCTGAAATAGACCCTCCTGACACAACGGGTTGGACCCCTCTTTTTCATGCCTGCCGTGAAGGTCATTATGAAATAGCAAAATATCTCGTGGAGAAAGGTGCAAACATTAATAGAACCTCCATTCACCAAGTCACTCCCCTTATGCTTGCCGCCCATGAAGGAAATCTTGATATTGTCAAGATGCTCGTGGAAAAAGGCGCCAACGTTCACGCTAAAGACGAGGATGGCTGGAAGGCTATAGACAGCGCAAGAGCAGCTAAACATACCCATATTGTCAATTATCTCAAGCAGTTTTAA
- a CDS encoding class I SAM-dependent methyltransferase: MAKLLSIRERLHNPRMTKVEYVQRKVHRELIRGIHLSEHMKMLSFSCGDGIWDYISVQENPFIKEVIATDIVECPVKEEDRLLLNQHTRWQFQRVKPDDVLPFADEEFDIIIHHDVLEHTLKPHLVLTEQYRVLKKGGVLLFGTPNLLRPMNIVKLLLGRLVFPIKIGSYEETGDYIHIQEFHEQQVRVMLEEIGFRDILVMHAYFGILPLRICFSLLPKSSLGKGMCHYLVFLAKK, encoded by the coding sequence ATGGCAAAACTTCTTTCCATTCGAGAAAGGCTTCATAATCCGAGAATGACGAAGGTGGAGTATGTTCAGAGAAAGGTTCACAGGGAACTCATCCGTGGGATCCATCTTTCTGAGCACATGAAGATGCTGTCGTTTTCGTGTGGAGACGGGATATGGGATTATATTTCTGTGCAAGAAAATCCTTTTATAAAGGAGGTAATCGCGACAGATATAGTAGAGTGTCCTGTTAAAGAAGAAGATAGACTTTTGCTTAATCAGCACACTCGCTGGCAGTTTCAAAGAGTGAAGCCAGACGACGTTCTTCCTTTTGCTGATGAAGAGTTTGATATTATTATCCATCATGATGTGTTAGAGCATACCCTGAAACCCCATCTTGTTTTAACGGAACAGTACCGCGTTCTCAAAAAGGGAGGAGTTCTTCTTTTTGGGACACCCAATCTTTTGAGACCTATGAATATTGTGAAACTCTTGTTGGGGAGGCTTGTTTTTCCTATCAAGATTGGTTCTTATGAGGAAACAGGGGATTATATCCATATCCAGGAGTTTCATGAACAACAGGTGAGGGTGATGCTGGAGGAGATAGGATTTCGTGATATCCTGGTTATGCATGCTTACTTTGGCATCCTTCCCCTCCGGATATGTTTTTCTCTTTTGCCAAAATCTTCTCTCGGAAAGGGAATGTGTCATTATCTTGTTTTTTTGGCGAAAAAGTGA
- a CDS encoding LamG-like jellyroll fold domain-containing protein, with translation MKTSKWWLVLGMVLVLLGGCGLNPASDSSEEVYDLEKATVVVELSTGNVSGGGSGISPSVIEVEELLIMGATIALSNSLGWGEVKSWTRGDPMVFTFQVPRKGIYTLTVTDWDTAGHTNVATAVIHVAAGSNYRIRVTLGGVIYIEGEDLSGLTFYSSFDDLGSTLSPLVGPRGYATTTNLSFVAGKFGNAYYAPYNVDFGIVYSNFVLPSTEGCIEFWAKLVNPPVNIPVGDAPVFVRIGEGNYEYRVLFNANDGVGGSGLCGNVHASGDGLAMVTLATGGSRYSDILSSGVTNWNHYALVWRSDGFEDGRRARLYLNGQVVSPSSYRDTLGPADIPGFTNAVIQILQNVNSSGGVIIDELRIWSYAKTNFSL, from the coding sequence ATGAAAACGTCAAAATGGTGGTTGGTGTTGGGGATGGTGTTGGTGTTGTTGGGTGGATGTGGATTAAACCCTGCCTCTGATAGCAGTGAGGAAGTATATGACCTCGAGAAAGCAACGGTAGTGGTAGAACTCTCTACGGGAAATGTGTCAGGTGGAGGAAGTGGTATCTCTCCCAGTGTGATCGAAGTGGAAGAACTTCTTATTATGGGAGCTACTATTGCGCTCAGTAATTCCCTGGGTTGGGGAGAGGTAAAATCATGGACCCGTGGGGATCCAATGGTGTTTACTTTTCAAGTTCCCAGGAAAGGGATTTATACCCTCACGGTAACAGATTGGGATACAGCGGGCCATACCAATGTAGCGACAGCAGTTATTCACGTGGCGGCAGGCAGCAATTATCGAATAAGGGTAACGCTAGGTGGTGTTATTTACATCGAAGGAGAGGATCTCTCCGGGCTTACTTTCTATTCTTCTTTTGATGATCTGGGAAGTACCCTTTCTCCTTTGGTTGGACCAAGGGGGTATGCAACCACTACTAATCTCTCTTTTGTAGCAGGAAAATTCGGAAATGCCTATTATGCCCCCTACAATGTAGACTTCGGGATAGTGTATTCTAATTTTGTTCTCCCCTCAACAGAAGGGTGTATTGAATTCTGGGCGAAGCTTGTTAATCCTCCCGTAAACATCCCGGTGGGAGATGCTCCGGTTTTTGTGCGTATAGGAGAGGGTAACTATGAATATCGGGTACTCTTTAATGCGAATGATGGAGTAGGGGGAAGCGGGCTTTGTGGAAATGTTCATGCGAGTGGTGACGGTTTGGCTATGGTGACGCTTGCGACAGGAGGTTCGAGGTATAGCGATATTCTCTCCTCGGGGGTGACAAACTGGAATCACTATGCCCTCGTGTGGAGGAGTGATGGCTTTGAAGATGGCAGGAGGGCACGGCTCTATCTCAATGGGCAAGTAGTTTCCCCCTCCTCGTATAGAGACACCCTTGGACCGGCAGATATTCCTGGTTTTACCAATGCGGTGATTCAGATTTTACAGAATGTAAACTCAAGTGGAGGAGTTATTATTGACGAGCTTAGGATATGGAGCTATGCTAAGACAAATTTCTCTCTCTAA
- a CDS encoding integrase catalytic domain-containing protein, with product MFERRPIYRETAKQYQKASKKEKMEILDYFVRITGLKNRNYAARLLRQHGKTIYVGKKNYLKADIAKKGKRPGRKKKFGEGELKMLKQVWEIENYMCGKRLKPILNEVLDNLLANGHLHGSPQAIENLRHISASSIDRLLKHERKKLEIKGRKGTKPGTLLKQQIAIRTWAEWDENCPGFMEIDLVAHEGGNSRGDFAQTLNMVDVWSGWTELVAIKNKASKWVREAIEKVQRRLPFELRGIDSDTGAEFINHPLRDWCEKNQIKFTRGRSSRSNDNCYVEQKNYSIVRQNVGYFRYDTEEEVYYLNRLYAYLRLYANFFQPVMKMTEKKRIGSKKKHDDIKTPYQRLLESSYVSEAQKERLTRLYKALDLFHLRKKITACQRKLFSLQKKKNVKNKNLEETVWNF from the coding sequence ATGTTTGAAAGGAGACCTATTTACAGGGAAACGGCAAAACAATATCAAAAAGCCAGCAAAAAGGAAAAAATGGAGATACTGGATTATTTTGTGAGGATAACAGGCCTAAAAAATCGAAACTATGCCGCCAGGCTCTTGAGGCAGCACGGAAAAACCATCTATGTAGGCAAGAAAAATTACCTTAAAGCCGACATAGCCAAAAAGGGCAAAAGACCTGGCAGAAAGAAAAAATTCGGCGAAGGAGAACTAAAAATGCTAAAACAGGTCTGGGAAATTGAAAACTACATGTGTGGCAAACGTTTAAAGCCAATTTTAAATGAAGTTTTAGATAATCTCTTAGCAAACGGACATCTCCACGGTTCTCCACAGGCTATAGAAAACTTGCGCCATATAAGTGCCTCAAGTATTGACCGACTTTTGAAGCATGAGCGTAAAAAGCTTGAGATAAAAGGACGAAAAGGCACAAAGCCTGGAACGTTGTTAAAGCAACAAATAGCTATACGCACGTGGGCAGAGTGGGATGAAAATTGCCCTGGGTTCATGGAGATTGATCTGGTAGCCCATGAGGGAGGAAATAGCCGGGGAGATTTTGCTCAAACATTAAATATGGTGGATGTTTGGAGCGGTTGGACAGAGCTTGTGGCAATCAAAAACAAAGCTTCAAAATGGGTAAGAGAAGCCATAGAAAAAGTCCAAAGAAGACTTCCTTTTGAGTTACGGGGAATTGATTCTGATACCGGTGCTGAATTTATTAATCATCCTCTACGCGATTGGTGTGAGAAGAACCAGATAAAATTTACAAGGGGAAGAAGCTCCCGTTCCAATGATAACTGCTACGTCGAGCAGAAAAACTATTCCATAGTTCGTCAGAATGTTGGGTACTTTCGCTACGATACCGAGGAAGAAGTCTACTACTTGAACCGACTCTATGCGTATCTCAGGCTTTATGCCAACTTTTTTCAACCGGTTATGAAAATGACAGAGAAAAAGAGAATCGGAAGCAAAAAGAAGCATGATGATATTAAAACTCCCTACCAACGGCTTTTAGAAAGCTCTTATGTAAGTGAGGCACAAAAGGAACGCCTAACAAGGCTTTATAAGGCTCTCGATTTGTTTCACCTAAGAAAAAAAATTACAGCTTGCCAGAGAAAACTTTTCAGCCTTCAAAAGAAAAAGAATGTAAAAAACAAAAATTTGGAGGAAACTGTATGGAATTTTTGA